One region of Wyeomyia smithii strain HCP4-BCI-WySm-NY-G18 chromosome 3, ASM2978416v1, whole genome shotgun sequence genomic DNA includes:
- the LOC129728819 gene encoding uncharacterized protein LOC129728819 translates to MRRHACAVYFRLETSRGIEVTLAEAKTKVAPLKTLSIPRLELKAAVLGVRLMNTVLKRHTFVVCQRYCWSDATTVLAWVRSTDHRRYHKYVPVRVGEILSSTQQSEWRWVPTKLNVADLATKWDNGPQITMDSPWFQGPTFLYELEEGWPKQRTIASTEQELRPSHFHAAHFSSDMAFNRFNRWTKMQRVAAYVLRGLNNFPKRRSRENLQLGNLTSDELRRAEEILLKTAQSDFYAEEIAVLAKTQGPPEQRHAIVDKSSSIYKRWPYLDESGVLRSRGRIGAAPYVPAEAKFPIILPKQHLITFLIVDWYHRRFRHANRETIFNEIRQRFEISNLRRLLEKVQKACAFCRVAKAMPTPPPMAPHPEMRLTAFVQPFTFTGLDYFGPILAKVGRGNVKRWVALFTCLTTRAIHMEVVHSLSTESCIMAVQRFVARRGIPREFWTDNATCFQGTSNEMRALKEARDKALSTKFTTSQTTWKFIPPAAPHLGGAWERLVRSVKVAIGAVMDGPRKPDDETLETILLEAEAMINSRPLTFIPLESADQEAFTPNHFLLGNSSGTKFLPTVKLDSRSTLRSSWKLARYITDEFWRRWLKEYLPVITRRCKWFKDVKDLEVGDLVLVADGAARNQWARGRIERVIPGRDGRVRQALVRTSSGTLRRPAVKLAVLDVEVNSKPGIGDPGS, encoded by the coding sequence ATGCGGCGGCACGCCTGTGCAGTGTACTTTCGCTTGGAGACGTCCCGCGGCATAGAAGTGACACTTGCTGAAGCCAAAACTAAAGTTGCCCCGTTGAAAACACTATCTATTCCTCGTCTCGAACTGAAAGCGGCAGTTTTGGGCGTACGCTTGATGAACACGGTCCTGAAACGTCATACCTTCGTGGTTTGTCAACGCTACTGTTGGAGTGATGCAACCACTGTCCTCGCGTGGGTGCGCTCCACCGATCATCGGCGTTATCATAAATATGTACCCGTTAGGGTCGGCGAGATCTTGTCATCCACGCAACAATCCGAGTGGCGCTGGGTCCCAACCAAGCTCAATGTTGCGGATCTCGCTACAAAGTGGGACAACGGTCCGCAAATTACCATGGACAGTCCCTGGTTTCAGGGCCCGACCTTTCTCTACGAGCTCGAAGAGGGCTGGCCCAAGCAGCGAACGATTGCCTCAACCGAGCAAGAGCTTCGTCCGTCCCATTTTCATGCCGCACACTTCTCTTCGGACATGGCATTCAACCGATTTAATCGATGGACCAAGATGCAGCGTGTAGCTGCATATGTTCTTCGCGGGTTGAACAACTTCCCCAAGCGCCGATCGAGGGAAAACCTGCAACTCGGAAACCTAACAAGCGACGAACTTCGACGAGCAGAAGAAATCCTCCTGAAAACGGCACAAAGCGATTTCTACGCGGAGGAAATTGCAGTTTTGGCTAAGACTCAAGGTCCACCCGAGCAGCGTCATGCAATCGTGGACAAATCCAGCTCTATCTACAAGCGGTGGCCATACCTGGACGAGAGCGGAGTTCTGCGAAGTCGGGGACGAATTGGTGCGGCACCATACGTACCGGCCGAAGCTAAGTTCCCAATCATCCTCCCCAAACAACACCTAATCACCTTCCTTATTGTAGACTGGTACCACCGCCGTTTCCGTCATGCCAACCGAGAAACCATTTTCAACGAAATCCGCCAACGGTTCGAGATTTCAAACCTGAGACGACTACTGGAGAAAGTTCAGAAAGCGTGCGCTTTCTGTCGCGTAGCGAAGGCGATGCCAACGCCACCACCAATGGCTCCGCACCCTGAGATGCGCTTGACGGCTTTCGTTCAGCCCTTCACGTTTACCGGACTAGACTATTTCGGGCCGATACTGGCGAAGGTGGGTAGGGGCAACGTGAAGCGCTGGGTGGCACTATTCACGTGCCTCACGACTAGAGCAATCCACATGGAGGTGGTACACTCGTTAAGCACGGAGTCCTGTATCATGGCAGTGCAACGTTTTGTGGCACGCAGAGGCATCCCAAGGGAATTCTGGACCGATAATGCTACCTGCTTCCAAGGCACCAGCAACGAGATGAGGGCGCTAAAAGAAGCTAGAGACAAGGCTTTATCCACAAAGTTCACGACCTCCCAAACTACCTGGAAGTTTATACCCCCAGCGGCACCACACTTGGGCGGTGCGTGGGAGAGATTAGTTCGGTCGGTCAAGGTAGCGATTGGAGCGGTTATGGATGGCCCACggaaacccgatgacgagacACTGGAGACGATTCTCCTGGAAGCGGAGGCCATGATCAACTCCAGGCCTCTCACCTTCATTCCGCTGGAATCTGCGGATCAGGAGGCATTTACCCCAAACCATTTTTTGTTGGGCAACTCTTCTGGCACGAAGTTCCTACCCACCGTAAAGCTGGACAGTCGTTCAACACTCCGAAGCAGTTGGAAGTTGGCCAGGTACATCACCGATGAGTTCTGGCGCAGGTGGCTAAAGGAGTACCTCCCCGTAATCACACGAAGATGCAAATGGTTCAAGGACGTGAAAGATCTGGAGGTAGGTGACCTAGTTTTGGTGGCTGACGGAGCGGCACGGAACCAGTGGGCTAGGGGGAGGATCGAGAGGGTGATTCCAGGACGAGACGGCAGAGTACGACAAGCATTGGTTCGGACATCGTCAGGAACCCTACGTAGACCAGCGGTGAAGTTAGCTGTTTTGGACGTCGAGGTGAACAGTAAACCTGGCATCGGTGACCCCGGATCTTGA